A window of Phaseolus vulgaris cultivar G19833 chromosome 4, P. vulgaris v2.0, whole genome shotgun sequence genomic DNA:
GACCACTAGTAATGATGGGGTCACGTAAgcgggtcccacgagcggcgtgGGTCAGTGTCTCGCGAGACACGTGCGCCAAGGAATCAAAgggtggtcagacatcggtcaccaggatgtaccgacgtgccactaggcagtgtggagaggtcgggCACCGGGACTCGAACagtagagctgggccacgagaggtggatcccagaccacacactagttatcagtaagggaggagcctaggtcacgagagtccatgcgtgtggagtagatgacgcgttcaggcatAACACGAGTGTAGAGCCACTAGAAAGGATACGACCTTTGAGGGTCACGTTCCAGcggtgagctgcatgcatggcacgtgaatagcTAGGGCGCTCCCAAGaagggtgaccccagagatcaggtgcacgaggaggcatccaggtggtcatcctgtcagaggttgcactccagttagggaaccccacgcgctaggttatcctaagagtgggTAACAGTGGCGTTGGGGCCCACCCCCTCAGGAAGCCTATTTTAGGTAACAGaaacagtggaaaccctaggctatataaagggaagtaacaaacTTAGTAAGGAATGCTATTCATTTGCGCCGCTTCACACACATAGAGTTTTACAGttaacagttttggtgttttctAGCCCtacactgacttgagcgtcagagtgcaaacggcctctagggtaCCCTTTGCTTTGTgatttcaggtgtttgatcgaaAGAAGGGAACGAACGAAGGCACAGAGAATCGGATGTGGGAGTATCGTGAGATGTACGAAGGCCCTCGAGTCAACCGGCTAGCAAACGTGGTAttggtgaagaaggcaaacGGAAAGTGAAGAATGTGTGTCGACTTTATAGACCTGAATAAAGCCTGCCCCAAAAATTCGTATATGCTGCCCATCATAGATTCCTTGGTGGACCGTGCTTCAGGTTGCCGACTGCTGAGTTTTCTAGACgcgttctcggggtacaatcaaAATTGCATGCACCCCCGTGATGAGTGTAAGatcgccttcatgacggagctTTCCAACTACTGTTATAAGGTCATGCCTTTTAGGTTGAAGAATGTCGACCCCACCTATCAGATGTTGATGGATAGGATTCTCACCCCCATGATTGGGCGAAACGTACAAGcatatgtagacgacatggttgTCACCTCAGCAAAAAAGGATCAGTACGTTGCTGATTTGGAAAAGCTATTCACCACAATAGCTAAGTATAACCTAAAGCTGAACCCGGAGAATTGTGTGTTTGGGGTAGAAGCAGGGAAGTTCTTAAGGTTCCTGCTCACTAAACGagggatagaagcgaacccgAACAAATGTGCAGCAATCATAGGGATGAGAAGCCTTGCCACGGTGAAGGAAGTACAGCAGCTGACTGGGCTTATGGTCGCCTTGTCCAGGTTCTTATCAACAGGAGGAGATAAGGGGTACCCTTACTTCCAAtgcttgaagaagaacaaccgTTTCACATGGAGCCACGAGTGTGAAGATGTGTTCCTCAAGTTGAAGAAGTACTTGGCTAGCCCGCCTGTCCTATGTAAGCCGCTACCAGGTACTCCCCTTCGTCTTTATTTTGTAGTTACAGATCGGGCAATCAACTCGGTATCATGCAGGAGCATGATCAGGCTTAAAGGCCTATTTAcatcgtgagtaaggtgctacAAGGGCCGGATGTACGATATCAAATCATCAAAAAGGTAGCCTTAGAAGTGGTATTTGTAGCTCGGCAACTGCGCCCCCATTTCCAGAGTTTCATGATGATAGTAATGATCGATCTCCCAATCCGCAAGGTCCTCCAAAAGCCCAATATAGCAGGTTAGATGGTACGTTGGGCAGTCGAGTTGTTTGAGTTCGACGTATAGTACGAACCCAAGGGGCCTATCAAGGGCCAGGTATATGCTAATTTCGTGGTAGGCTATCTTTAGAAGCCACCCAAGTAGACAGTGGTGATATTCAGTGGATGGATCTAACGGACtgttgatcgagcaggccctgagatttgccttcaaggccatcAATAACCAGGCTGAGTATGAAGCCTTGGTAGCTGGAATGTTGTTGGCCAAAGAACTGGGCACTCGAAGCTTGTTGGTAAAAAGTGACTCGTTGTTGATAACCAGGCAAGTCACAGGTGAGTaccaggccaaagatccacaaatggcctCGTACTTGAGGTATGTTACACTTTTGAGGGAAAATTTCCCCACGTTCTAGCTAgtgcatgtcccaagggagcataatgcccgagcagacctatTATCCAAGTTGGCAAGCTCAGGAAAGGGAGGTCGATAGAGGTCAGTTATTCAGGAAACCTTTGTTGaaccaagggggagtaatcattatGTTCTTACTAAGGAAGATCTGGTATATATtttctgcatcatgaagaagatcaaaatcaattggatccacatcatcaaaaagcacatgcaaaagggtatgaggttaagtgactatcactatccatatgctgttttagtatctaaatttctactctattttgaagtgaaccttgaagatgaaacttctgagttggtcaagtcaactcaagagttgaacaatgaatcactcagcaaaatgggttttaccaaagtaggtggaaaatggattagtaaggatggtgaccttggtgcctcatctagtggtgttgctgatcttgaacaagatgaacctgttgatatggatgttcaacatgaagatccacctgaagattatccAGATGTTAGACCAAGTgttggtgctggaaatcaagaagaaaggatgcaaacaatgtctccttttgaaagactcatggtgaataggcttgatagctttgctgaaaatcaaagaaacctccatgatctttgtgttagtaatttccagaggattgacaacaggtttgacaacatggatgcacgcttcatgactctagatgaacaaattgaagctgtccagaatcaaatctttgatcttcagtttgctgattatgatgaatgaagaaaaaaaaccggttgaattatcgaaacaaccgattgtttttggtggttatatctggtgttttaaattttttctttccttctgctgttactgctttaattctgatgtaatcaaaacaatatcttgttttatcccttctctttgtctatttgtgaagacaaatagggggagatatatatgttgtgtttaaatttctgtttttttagttgttaaaaCGGTTTGGATGAGCAATATTTGTTTCTGATATTTAGCTTTGATCTTTAAATCTTatatctgtgctaaccaaatattagaagttctatgctttgttcaaaactgtatcttgcaggaactgcttcagattcaatcaggtacaacacaagcatcagggatttgtcttcatcaaatagggggagattgttaaaccaagtggtgttcaagctttgaagaatccaaaccctttgaaggatgatgaagccttggctgtgcttgttgttgctgtgctggtttagtctagttctggggtagtttgagtgttgtaatccaccccttgatcgaatctaaagcatagacattctcaatctttgtgaaagtaaaatgttttcaaactaagttaaaacaaccgattgttttgtcgaaacaactgattgtttacacttagatgttttgaaaaaagatttgaaaactgtttttcaaatggttaagctgttaaaaccaaaacaaccgattgattcgaggaaacaaccgattgtttgttttgggaccataacagaaaaactgttttatctttgactgagctttaaatgatttaactgattacgctccagtcattaaatgctttgaccaatcttttaatgcaatttaagagtttgttaagatttgataacaaactacatctttgaataaattcagaaaaacagatttgaagattaatctttgacaagtttttgctaagagtttttgagtttttcaaagatctgagattgctgaaagtttgtgattaatcaaagttgtggaataggattcagcttgtattgatttcagattatcttctgtaacaagtgtaatccttgtaacTCTGTAAAGCAAGTTTCGTttatgtgtttgctgagattggttgtgttcttgaggggatcaagatcaacaatcttagtgttggtgtgttggccaagaagagtgtgtgtcttgaggtgttcaaggtcactttcttggttgtggtgtaagtgatcaagttgtgattgcttagtggattttctcagggtttctgagaagactggatgtagctctgggtttggagtgaaccagtataaacatatgtgtgcaatctctctatccttaactctttaaattcagttttgtttgttgtttactggtttaaacaaccgattgtttctgtgaaacaaccgattgtttttctggtactgctgtttttaattgctgttttggcaaactgaatttcttatcaattgtttcttgtactttaaacaattcaccccccccccccctctagtttaaagccatccattatGACAACCTTAAAGTCACCCAGGACCGTTGCGGATGGAACAATGGAGGTCAGTCATGCAgaaattgttgaagatggttgctgccccttcaagacatgtgtttgatgaagccatttgtgtaAATTCCCTTAGTATttacatttgctttaagaatgtcttagttatagtttagaggttgtttagagtaggctttttctaggtaactcacctcttaactcctgaccatgtgataagagcaagcacaagttttatgaaactgtttttcatGTTTTTGTTGAAATATCTCTTACTGCATAGAAAATGaatatgttcttttctaaataaatagaTTCTTTTCTTAAACTGATGTTTTGATAAAGTGCATTTGAAAATCAGGTTTTATGCATCAAGTATCTTAACTAAGTTTTCATTCCATCAAAACGATTGTGTTTCACTTGTTAAAATGtttctgttatcgttttgaaaatgaatctgttcatttgtaaatgaatagattctttttagtctggtgccatgCTTACCTTTAAAaggttttttttcattttatccttgcaccaaggtgtttgactaagtcttctacatataacaaattctttaacaacctttgaaaataaatctgttcattttattttcaatcagtTCTTTTTgtaacaactttaactgttttttaaagttagttataaaaatgttttcctataaaaagaaagtttgttccTGCGTTTAAATGTTGTTCATACAATTGAAAAAACTGGTTTTACAACAGAGAAATAAGAGATTTCAGAGGATTAGCACGAGTTCTTCAAAGATTTTCCAAATCACatcgtgtgcttgttcttggttggttctaaggcttggttagaggtgttgtcactgtgtgagcaatctgttctactggtttaaggcagatttctgcattctctatcaggtgtattcgtttctttcttcaattccttgtaaagtgtggttgtaaactcttcttgatagggtttcttgaagagtggtgTGTGCTGGAATAATGTTTTTCAGCAAAGTTTGccatgttcttgtagggttcaagaacaatggtttttgtaattgttttgaattgtggtttagtggatttcaccttggattaggtgaagactggatgtagctcattggagtgaaccagtataattgctttgtgttcattctctcttaaTCCCTGCACTCAATAACTGCTGAATAATCTaaactgtcaagaaataaatctattcaattgtaattgaatctgttctttctgggcacgtgtatactgttcttgattttctggaaaactCCCTAAAGAACTTCTGCATAAGTCTCTATGTGTTGAAACATCAGTGAAATTCATGTTCTGTGAAAGATTAATACAatttgttaagtggttttaaaaACATGCATTAACATTGCATTCAAAGGTTGTGCTCAACTATTGTAGCTCTCTATGTTAATTCTGTGAAAATCAATTTAATCTTTGCCTGCATATCATCTaactcaattctaaaatcaAAAGTCTTTCACCTGAGATAAATGCCTTAAAGTACACAaacagtataaaaataaatttgttcattgctaaataaatcgatttattttctgtgtactaTTCTAAATTATGAATCTGCgtgaaagttttaaaagctcaattcaccactcacccccctcttgaactttggcactattgaACTCAACAACAGAAACCTTAGAGGTCAGCTCGATAAAAGAAAGGAGGCACTGATCATTGACACAAAAAACGTTGAAGGTGCCCAAGATATGCACTTATGGCTTGTTGGGGGAAAGTTGTTAGAGGTCTTACAGGTCAACGTAGTGAAGACCTAGATGACGCCATATCAGTGCTACCTTGCTGATGGTAGGCTCCCGGTAGATCCCATAGAGGCAAAGGCAATTAAGAGGAACCCAGGAGGGTATACCCTGGTGGACGAAAACTTGTTTCGTCATGGCTACACTCATCCTATCCTCACATGTGTAAGTGGGGATCAATGTACCCGTATCaaggcagagctccatgaaggcatTTGTGGAAGCCATGTCGGAGGGAAAGCTCTCTCCTTGAAGGTCGTTCGAGCTGGGTATTATTGGCCAACTATGAGGGAGGATTGCATGCGACATGCACAGCGATGCGAGCAGTGTCAGAAGCATGTTGATTGGCATCACGCACCCCCCGAGGAGTTGCGATCAATACATAGCCCctggcctttccatacttggggaatagACCTCTTGGGTCCTTTCCCTTTGGCAATTAGTCAGATGAAGTATCTCGTGGTGGctattgagtacttcaccaagtggttAGAAGCTGAACTAGTTGCGCAGATAACCGCCCACAAGGTTCAACACTTTGTGTAGAGAAACATTGATGTCGTTTTGGGATCCCAAGGCACTTGGTGTCCAATAATGGTACCTAGTTTGCAAGCCAGTAATTATACAAGTTGTGCACGGAGCTCAGGATCAGACAGGTGTTTGCCTCTGTGGGGCATCCTCAGATGAATGACCAGGTTGAGTCTGCCAATATAGTCTTGCtcagaggtttgaagaggaggttggagaaagCTAAGGGGACCTGGTCAACCGAGGTGCCTCGATTTTtgtgggcctaccacaccacTCTTCAGTCCACCACAAAGGAAACACCCTTCAGTTTGGTATATGGGTCGGACGCCATGATACTCGTACAGATCCAGGAAAGCTCATTCCAAAACTTCGTGATAGAAGAATCTAACGAAGGGGGGAAGGTTAACCTAGACCTACTCGACGAGGTGTGAGAACAAGCATATATCAAAGCTAAAgctttgaagagaagggtggagttgAAGCAGAAgtccaagctgagacctcggcAATTCTGAGTTCCCGACTTAGTAATGCGAAAGGCTTATCCTTACTAGCTGAAGAGTAAGCTTTCTCCCAAATGGATTGGCCCATTCCGTGTGGTGGACTGAGAGAGTGTGCCCctgaacataatattttcctattgagtatgctttcagttgagattagattctcgtgatggaaagttgttacaagaggtaagctataaaagggacttgagaccccaggtaaagatacgttgtttctaagactgaaacttacTACTTAAATTCTTATAAGCCCTatactaacttgatcgtcggagtgcaatcaacaggtagggtcTCCTATGTTTCAATAGAGCTACGTTCAAGAGCAGCAAGAGATAGGATGGATCGTGAAGAGACACACGAAGTTAGAACTTGTCATCTGAGTCAACTGACGAGCAAGTCaactagaaaaaacaataataataataa
This region includes:
- the LOC137838416 gene encoding uncharacterized protein, translated to MTPYQCYLADGRLPVDPIEAKAIKRNPGGYTLVDENLFRHGYTHPILTCVSGDQCTRIKAELHEGICGSHVGGKALSLKVVRAGYYWPTMREDCMRHAQRCEQCQKHVDWHHAPPEELRSIHSPWPFHTWGIDLLGPFPLAISQMKYLVVAIEYFTKWLEAELVAQITAHKVQHFV